A stretch of the Marivirga tractuosa DSM 4126 genome encodes the following:
- a CDS encoding acyl-CoA dehydrogenase family protein has protein sequence MLNSVQFSKNPNLYIFLPLFYTLWEDFSLSKFDVETMRKLVNSQSWLEREEVELLEQYLNPNQKPSAQELKNWRNQIQFIKPKNLKNLTALGLELVKAHRNRHELQISEKDKEAFKTAEKELGLIFNESAYRFENTHSTVTSEQESKSSFDPKLMQEILDGSKIELIQKVKDTLTKPEFAYHQHEKIADQRGQVLEWCKLLAKEGYGSWAFPREYGGREDMEGYFTIMETLSYHDLSMVIKFGVQFGLWGMSIYFLGTEKHHQKYLKEIGSLELPGCFAMTETNHGSNVRGLETTATYNHKDKTFTIHTPHQDARKEYIGNAALHGQKATVFAKLIIDGEDYGVNTFVVPLRNKSGELHPGVEIEDCGHKMGLNGVDNGLIAFNKVVIPKEDMLDRFASVDDEGRFKSSISSDNKRFFTMLGTLVGGRIGVPRSGLSAAKSGLTIAIRYANQRKQFGPEGGGEVPILNYRMHQRRLMPLVAKSYAMHFALKYLTNRFLTKSEEEGQEIEALAAGMKAYGTWFTTETLQECREACGGKGYLSENRIDALKSDTDVYTTFEGDNTVLMQLVAKSRLTEFKQEMGDMNFTTIFNYLSKQAKTSITEKNPITVRSTDEKHLLDFEFHLNAFKYRERAIVASAGQRIKRLVDEGMDSFDAVNVAQHHLINVGRSYIERKVLERFQLAVETTQNKACREALQQLCQLYALHTIEQNKGWYLEQGYMEGVKTKAIRKMVNQLCWESRQDAIGFTDAFGIPDKLLAAPIAFN, from the coding sequence ATGCTGAATTCTGTCCAATTTTCTAAAAACCCGAATCTGTACATTTTCTTACCACTATTTTATACACTTTGGGAAGATTTTAGTTTGTCTAAATTTGACGTTGAGACCATGCGGAAGCTGGTCAATTCGCAATCGTGGTTGGAAAGAGAAGAAGTTGAACTTCTTGAGCAATATTTGAACCCAAATCAAAAACCATCTGCTCAGGAACTGAAAAATTGGCGTAACCAGATTCAATTCATCAAACCGAAAAATTTAAAGAATTTGACGGCTCTGGGTTTGGAACTGGTGAAGGCTCATCGAAATCGTCATGAATTGCAAATATCAGAAAAAGATAAAGAAGCTTTTAAAACTGCTGAGAAGGAATTAGGCTTAATTTTTAATGAATCAGCCTACAGATTTGAAAATACCCATTCTACCGTTACCTCCGAACAGGAATCAAAATCTTCCTTTGATCCTAAATTGATGCAAGAGATTTTAGATGGCTCAAAAATTGAATTGATTCAAAAAGTAAAAGATACTTTAACGAAACCTGAATTTGCATATCATCAACATGAAAAAATAGCGGATCAAAGAGGGCAAGTTTTAGAATGGTGTAAATTATTAGCAAAAGAAGGCTATGGTTCTTGGGCTTTTCCTAGAGAATATGGTGGAAGAGAAGATATGGAAGGCTACTTCACCATTATGGAAACCTTGAGTTATCATGATCTGAGCATGGTCATAAAATTCGGTGTGCAATTCGGGCTTTGGGGAATGAGCATCTATTTCTTGGGAACTGAAAAGCACCATCAAAAATATTTGAAAGAAATAGGTTCATTGGAATTACCTGGCTGTTTTGCTATGACGGAAACTAACCATGGTTCCAATGTAAGAGGATTGGAAACAACCGCCACTTACAATCATAAAGACAAAACATTCACCATTCATACTCCACACCAAGATGCCAGAAAGGAATACATTGGCAATGCTGCTTTGCATGGTCAGAAAGCTACTGTATTTGCAAAATTAATTATAGATGGAGAGGATTATGGAGTCAATACTTTTGTGGTTCCATTACGAAATAAATCTGGTGAATTGCATCCTGGAGTAGAGATTGAAGATTGCGGTCATAAGATGGGTTTAAATGGTGTGGACAATGGCTTAATTGCATTTAATAAAGTAGTAATTCCTAAAGAAGATATGCTGGATCGATTTGCCTCAGTGGATGATGAAGGGAGATTTAAAAGCTCCATTTCATCGGATAACAAGCGGTTTTTCACCATGTTAGGAACTTTAGTAGGTGGAAGAATTGGAGTTCCTCGGTCGGGATTATCTGCTGCCAAATCAGGTTTGACTATAGCCATTCGGTACGCCAACCAACGCAAGCAATTTGGTCCTGAAGGTGGGGGAGAAGTACCTATCTTAAATTATAGAATGCACCAAAGAAGGTTGATGCCATTAGTAGCTAAAAGCTATGCTATGCATTTTGCTTTGAAATACTTGACCAATCGTTTTCTTACCAAATCTGAGGAGGAAGGGCAAGAAATTGAAGCCTTGGCAGCCGGCATGAAAGCTTACGGAACATGGTTTACCACTGAAACACTGCAAGAATGCAGAGAAGCCTGTGGAGGGAAAGGATATTTATCAGAGAACAGAATTGATGCATTGAAAAGTGACACGGATGTTTACACCACTTTTGAAGGTGACAATACGGTCTTGATGCAATTAGTTGCCAAAAGTCGGTTGACTGAATTCAAGCAAGAAATGGGGGATATGAATTTCACCACCATTTTTAATTACCTAAGTAAGCAAGCCAAAACGTCCATAACAGAAAAGAATCCAATTACTGTAAGAAGTACTGATGAGAAGCATTTATTGGATTTTGAATTCCATTTAAATGCATTCAAGTACAGGGAACGGGCAATAGTGGCTTCAGCCGGCCAGCGTATTAAAAGATTGGTTGATGAAGGAATGGATTCATTTGATGCAGTAAACGTAGCGCAACATCACCTGATAAATGTTGGGCGTTCTTATATTGAAAGAAAAGTATTAGAACGATTTCAATTGGCTGTGGAGACCACACAAAATAAAGCTTGTAGGGAAGCATTGCAACAGTTATGTCAGTTATATGCTTTGCACACAATCGAGCAAAACAAGGGTTGGTATTTAGAGCAAGGCTATATGGAAGGTGTGAAAACTAAAGCGATCCGTAAAATGGTCAATCAATTATGTTGGGAATCCAGACAAGATGCCATCGGATTCACTGATGCATTTGGTATTCCAGATAAATTGCTGGCTGCGCCTATAGCATTTAATTAG
- a CDS encoding ComEC/Rec2 family competence protein: MQQAWNRYAFIRFVLFMALGIVAGTFLSDFYQIILLVFGAITVLYLSAQFFRGYQFPALQSVSFAVLAFLICFSFGYLNAFWKSEKHDEAHLLNANTDEIEAFEAILINAGKTTEKTYGFKVEIQQVLLNNEWQNYSGNAMTYFQKDSLSKALQYGDQLLIKSQLSELEPPKNPLEFNYKRFLGFDQIYHQQYINSRNWLKLDEEQGNLVMASSIKIGQYLEGIMNKYIQNDRSLAIAKALTLGIKDELDNDLRNAYAAAGAMHVLAVSGLHVGIIFLIVSTLLKKWRNRKRGRVFFAIINISVLWAYAFITGLSPSVQRAAMMFSFIILAQAMKRQTNIYNTLAASAFVLLSFDPFLLFSVGFQLSYLAVLGIVFFQPKLYGLLQFKYVLWDKIWAITCVSIAAQLATAPLGLLYFHQFPTYFFLSNLVVIPAAFVILNSSLFLMIISIWDWAAERIGYVIDHFIQVINYLVFSLDYLPNSTIDGIFINTPESWLIYIAIFFIALFISEKKLNYLKLAVLSLFFMSASICLRQYENFHEKKLIVYDTGKHHALAIKNGFSQYLKVEDELAKDKNKLRFHVYPSQLQAGIADFHPDSFEPENQKELFEDFHGLKLAIWEGKRIIHWHQEIDEDFTFKDPIDLDLLIISNNTLKKPEKLLDFFNPNKIVVDASNSYYNIQNFKAKFEEENLDYYIVPENGAFEWKL, encoded by the coding sequence ATGCAACAAGCCTGGAACCGATATGCCTTTATCCGTTTTGTGCTATTCATGGCACTTGGAATAGTCGCTGGTACTTTCCTTTCTGATTTTTATCAAATAATTCTTCTTGTTTTTGGTGCGATAACAGTTTTGTATCTTTCGGCTCAATTTTTTAGAGGTTATCAATTTCCTGCTCTTCAATCCGTTTCCTTTGCTGTTTTAGCTTTTTTAATCTGTTTTTCTTTTGGTTATCTCAATGCTTTCTGGAAATCTGAAAAACATGATGAAGCACATTTGCTTAATGCAAATACTGATGAAATTGAAGCTTTTGAAGCCATTTTGATAAATGCAGGAAAAACCACTGAGAAAACGTATGGCTTTAAAGTAGAAATTCAACAGGTTTTACTTAATAATGAATGGCAAAATTATAGTGGAAATGCCATGACTTATTTCCAAAAGGATAGCCTTTCAAAAGCTTTACAATATGGTGATCAATTACTGATTAAATCTCAACTCAGTGAATTAGAGCCCCCGAAAAATCCACTAGAATTTAATTATAAGCGATTTTTAGGTTTTGATCAAATCTATCATCAACAATATATTAATTCAAGGAATTGGCTAAAGCTTGATGAGGAACAAGGGAATTTGGTCATGGCTTCTTCCATTAAAATAGGTCAATACTTGGAGGGTATTATGAATAAATACATTCAAAATGACCGCTCCTTAGCTATAGCCAAAGCCTTAACTTTAGGGATAAAAGATGAACTGGATAATGACTTGAGAAATGCTTATGCGGCTGCAGGTGCAATGCATGTTTTGGCGGTAAGTGGATTACATGTGGGGATCATCTTTTTGATTGTTTCCACTCTGCTTAAGAAGTGGCGAAATCGTAAAAGAGGCAGAGTCTTTTTTGCTATTATCAATATATCTGTTTTATGGGCTTATGCTTTTATAACAGGACTTTCCCCATCCGTTCAAAGAGCAGCTATGATGTTTAGCTTTATCATTTTGGCTCAAGCCATGAAAAGACAAACCAATATTTACAATACCTTGGCAGCTTCGGCTTTTGTGCTTTTAAGTTTTGATCCTTTTTTACTTTTCTCCGTAGGTTTTCAATTATCATATTTGGCAGTTTTAGGCATCGTCTTTTTTCAGCCCAAATTATATGGGTTATTACAGTTCAAATATGTTTTATGGGATAAAATCTGGGCTATTACTTGTGTTTCCATAGCTGCGCAATTGGCCACTGCTCCCTTAGGTTTGCTGTATTTTCATCAATTCCCGACTTATTTTTTCTTGTCCAATCTTGTAGTAATTCCTGCAGCATTTGTCATTCTCAACAGTAGTCTATTTTTAATGATTATTTCAATTTGGGATTGGGCAGCCGAAAGGATTGGCTATGTTATTGACCATTTTATTCAAGTCATTAATTATTTGGTTTTCAGTCTGGATTATCTTCCTAACAGCACCATTGATGGTATTTTTATTAATACACCAGAGAGCTGGTTGATTTACATTGCCATTTTCTTTATTGCCCTTTTCATATCAGAGAAGAAATTGAATTATTTGAAATTAGCAGTTTTAAGCTTGTTTTTCATGAGTGCTAGTATCTGTTTGCGTCAATATGAAAATTTTCATGAGAAGAAATTGATCGTGTATGACACTGGAAAGCATCATGCACTGGCAATTAAGAACGGATTCTCTCAATATCTGAAAGTGGAAGATGAATTGGCTAAGGATAAAAATAAACTTAGATTTCACGTTTACCCAAGTCAATTGCAAGCTGGCATAGCTGATTTTCATCCTGATAGTTTTGAACCAGAAAATCAAAAGGAATTGTTTGAAGATTTCCATGGATTGAAGTTAGCCATTTGGGAGGGTAAACGAATTATTCATTGGCATCAGGAAATAGATGAAGATTTCACATTTAAGGATCCGATCGATCTTGATTTATTGATTATTAGTAATAATACATTAAAAAAACCTGAGAAGTTACTGGATTTTTTCAATCCTAATAAGATTGTTGTGGATGCGTCCAATTCTTATTATAACATTCAAAACTTTAAAGCTAAATTTGAGGAGGAAAATTTAGACTATTACATAGTACCCGAAAATGGTGCTTTTGAATGGAAATTATAA
- a CDS encoding PhoH family protein has translation MVEKVITLENVSLVDFLGVENRNINELSSAFPKSKIISRGNEIRIQGSTPEIIRINQIVHSLVTHYHKFGKITEESVKTYLNEEHEESQKKLDVNADETLVFGTKGYAIKAKTPNQIKLVEAVRKNDLVFAIGPAGTGKTYVSVAMAVQALKNKEVRKIIITRPAVEAGENLGFLPGDLKEKIDPYLRPIYDALDDMVPAEKLKYYQENRVIEIAPLAYMRGRTLHNAFILLDEAQNTTPMQIKMFLTRMGPHSKAIITGDMSQVDLPKKQKSGLIESTQILKDIKGIGIVHLKGEDVVRHRLVKHIIEAYDKNDALIEKEHK, from the coding sequence TTGGTAGAAAAAGTTATTACTTTAGAAAATGTATCCTTGGTGGATTTTTTAGGTGTAGAAAATCGTAATATCAACGAACTTTCGTCCGCTTTTCCTAAATCTAAAATTATCTCACGAGGAAATGAAATCAGAATACAAGGAAGCACTCCAGAAATTATTCGCATCAATCAAATTGTGCATTCACTGGTAACACATTACCACAAATTTGGGAAAATTACAGAAGAAAGTGTAAAAACCTATTTGAATGAGGAGCATGAAGAGAGCCAGAAAAAACTGGATGTTAATGCGGATGAGACTTTGGTTTTTGGCACAAAGGGCTATGCCATTAAGGCCAAAACTCCCAATCAAATTAAGTTGGTAGAAGCCGTTAGAAAAAATGATTTAGTTTTTGCTATTGGTCCAGCTGGTACGGGGAAAACCTATGTTTCTGTTGCCATGGCAGTGCAAGCTTTAAAAAATAAAGAAGTAAGAAAAATTATTATAACGCGACCTGCTGTAGAAGCGGGAGAAAATTTAGGCTTTCTACCAGGTGATTTGAAGGAAAAAATTGATCCCTATTTGCGCCCGATCTATGATGCTTTGGATGATATGGTGCCTGCTGAAAAGTTGAAATATTATCAAGAAAATAGAGTGATAGAAATTGCTCCCTTGGCTTATATGAGAGGTAGGACTTTACACAATGCATTCATTTTATTGGACGAAGCTCAGAATACAACTCCTATGCAAATCAAAATGTTTTTGACCCGTATGGGACCTCATTCTAAAGCAATCATTACAGGAGATATGAGTCAAGTAGATTTGCCAAAAAAGCAAAAATCAGGATTGATTGAATCTACTCAGATCTTAAAAGATATTAAAGGAATTGGTATTGTGCACTTGAAGGGAGAAGATGTAGTGAGGCATAGATTGGTAAAACATATCATTGAAGCTTATGATAAAAATGATGCCCTGATTGAAAAAGAACACAAATGA
- a CDS encoding GNAT family N-acetyltransferase: MIVVKVVETQDELKQIFAIREEVFVKEQKVAPEEEYDEYEEISTHFIATDDIGNPCGTARWRFTENGMKLERFAVLQSHRGKGVGQALVKAVIDNIKENPKAYSKKMYMHAQIPAVSLYSRFGFEKVGDQFEECNIMHYQMEMMNN; this comes from the coding sequence ATGATTGTAGTAAAAGTAGTTGAGACCCAAGACGAACTAAAACAAATATTCGCTATCCGTGAAGAAGTATTTGTTAAAGAACAGAAAGTTGCTCCAGAGGAGGAATATGATGAATATGAAGAAATTTCTACTCACTTCATAGCTACTGATGACATTGGAAACCCGTGTGGTACAGCCAGATGGCGCTTTACGGAAAACGGGATGAAACTGGAACGATTTGCGGTTTTGCAATCACACAGAGGAAAAGGAGTAGGGCAAGCATTAGTAAAAGCTGTGATCGATAACATCAAAGAAAATCCTAAAGCTTACAGCAAAAAAATGTATATGCATGCTCAAATTCCTGCTGTATCGCTTTATTCACGTTTTGGTTTTGAGAAAGTAGGCGATCAGTTTGAAGAGTGTAATATTATGCATTACCAAATGGAGATGATGAATAATTAG
- a CDS encoding SAM hydrolase/SAM-dependent halogenase family protein — MPLITFLSDFGWRDHYVAAVKAKILSEDTSLQVIDISHNITKHDIIHAAHVLKSVYNDFPEGSVHLVAVNSRSEPNEAMIALEIKKHFFLGSNNGLLSLLREKDPDKIIKISSEEEIKGNFPAKDILASSAIKILNSGTLDGIGEPLAIEEFKKFITPKVKATREIIQGHVVHIDDYGNLITDILKYDYDILSKGKSVQIKFRNYSLTGVQMHYHESQGGEAFAIFNDQGVLEIGIKQGNAAELLGMEYNSMVSVKFGDY; from the coding sequence ATGCCTTTAATCACTTTTCTATCAGATTTCGGTTGGCGCGACCATTATGTGGCAGCGGTAAAAGCCAAAATACTGAGTGAAGATACTAGTCTTCAAGTGATTGACATATCTCATAACATCACCAAGCACGATATCATTCATGCTGCTCACGTTTTAAAATCGGTTTACAACGATTTTCCTGAAGGAAGTGTTCATTTAGTAGCGGTAAATTCCCGTTCTGAGCCCAATGAAGCAATGATTGCTCTAGAAATCAAAAAACATTTTTTCCTAGGAAGCAATAATGGTTTACTAAGCTTACTAAGAGAAAAAGATCCCGATAAAATCATAAAAATATCTTCTGAAGAAGAAATTAAAGGCAATTTTCCAGCTAAGGATATTTTAGCATCATCTGCTATAAAAATCCTGAATTCTGGCACTTTGGATGGAATTGGAGAACCTCTAGCTATTGAAGAATTCAAGAAATTCATTACTCCTAAAGTAAAAGCCACAAGGGAAATTATTCAAGGGCATGTGGTACATATAGATGATTATGGAAATCTGATTACGGATATCCTTAAGTATGATTATGATATTCTAAGCAAAGGAAAAAGTGTCCAGATTAAATTCAGAAATTATTCTTTAACGGGTGTTCAAATGCACTATCATGAAAGTCAGGGTGGTGAAGCTTTTGCTATTTTCAATGACCAAGGCGTATTAGAGATTGGAATAAAACAGGGCAATGCAGCTGAACTACTTGGCATGGAATACAATAGTATGGTGAGTGTGAAGTTTGGGGATTATTGA